The genomic stretch GCAGAAAAATAAGAGAGACAAGCACGGTGCCGATTATCATGCTGACTGCCAAAGACACTGAATCAGATCAGGTCATCGGTTTTGAGATGGGGGCGGACGATTATGTCACAAAGCCGTTCAGCCCGCTGACATTGGTTGCCCGCATCAAAGCCGTCATCAGAAGATATAAGGCGACAGGCAAAGCGGTTATTGATGAAGATATGATTGAAACGGAATGCTTTACCATTAATAAGAAGACGAGAGAAGTATTATTAAACGGAGAGCCTGTAGAAAATCTCACGCCGAAGGAATTCGATCTGCTTTATTACCTTGTCCAAAATCCGCGGCAGGTGTTCTCCAGAGAACAGCTGCTTGAGCAGGTATGGGGCTATCAATTTTATGGAGATGAGCGAACGGTTGACGTTCATATCAAACGGCTGCGGAAAAAGCTTGCCAGCGAGGACAAGCCTTTCCTGTATACTGTGTGGGGAGTAGGGTATAAATTTGATGAAGATTAAATATTTATATCAGCTGCTGCTAAGCCATATCAGCATTTTGATTTTAGCGTTTGTCATTATCATTTCTCTGTTTTCCCACTTTGTGAAGGAATTTGCCTATCAGAACAAAGTAGAGGAATTGACGTCATATGCGGTGCAGATTGCAAATGAATTCCAATCCGGCCAGGTGGACATGCGCAGGCTCTATCCTTATCAGGACATTTTAAGCACAAGAAAGACGCAATTTATCATCTTTAATGAAGAGCAGCAGCCTTATTTTCTTCCTGAAGGCTTTCATCACCCACCAAGGGAACAGCTGAAGAAATCAGAATGGAATAAGCTGAAAAAAGGGCAGACTGTCACGATCAGGGCAGATGGCCGTTTTGATGATGAAGTGTCCCTTGTGGCGCAGCCTATATTTGTTCAGAACGAATTTAAAGGCGCCGTTCTGCTGATTTCTCCGATCAGCGGTGTTGAACAGATGGTCAATCAGGTCAACCTCTATATGTTTTACGCTGTGATCAGCACGCTTGTGATTACGATTCTTGTGAGCTGGCTTCTGTCCAAATTCCATGTCAAGCGGATTCAAAAGCTGAGAGAAGCGACAGATAAAGTGGCTTCCGGCGATTATGACATCCATTTGGAAAACAGCTACGGGGACGAAATCGGCGTACTGGCGTCTGACTTTAATATCATGGCGAAAAAACTAAAGCAGTCAAGGGATGAAATCGAGCGCCTTGAGAAGCGGAGAAGGCAGTTTATCGCTGACGTGTCACATGAATTAAAAACACCGCTGACGACGATCAACGGTTTGGTTGAAGGGTTGAACAGCCATACGATTCCTGAGGATAAAAAGGATAAATGCTTCTCGCTGATCAGTGAGGAAACGAAGCGCATGCTGCGGCTCGTAAAAGAAAATCTGGATTATGAAAAAATCAGATCCCAGCAAATTACCTTGAACAAGCTAGACGTTCCTCTGATCGAGGTGTTTGAAATCGTGAAAGAGCACTTGCAGCAGCAGGCGGAAGAAAAACAAAACAAGCTGATGATCCAAGTAGAGGATCACGTCATCGTACATGCCGATTATGACCGGTTCATTCAAATTCTCGTCAACATTACGAAAAACAGCATCCAATTTACGCAAAACGGTGACATTTGGCTGCGCGGAATGGAAGGTTATAAAGAGACGATTATTGAAATTGAAGACACGGGTATCGGCATTCCAAAAGAGGATATTGAGCATATTTGGGAGCGATTCTATAAAGCAGATATTTCAAGAACGAACACAGCATACGGTGAATACGGACTCGGTCTCTCGATCGTCAGGCAGCTCGTTGAAATGCACCAGGGCACAGTAGAAATCAAGAGTGAAGAAGGGAAAGGCACAAAGTTCATCATCCGCCTTCCTTTAACGGCAAAACAGCAATAGCATACAGGGCGGCGCATCAACTGATGCATCCGCCTTTTTTGCACACCGCTTCGGTTTATTGCGTGCTCCCGAAAACAAAGATTGCGTGTTTTTCGGGTTGGGACGGCCTATAAACATGATAAAATATGACATAAACAGTTTTTGATGGGAGAGGGTGAAGGAATGAAGAGTGGGGTAATTCCTTCTTCAGCGGTCGGTCAAAAAATTAACGAGTGGTACAGATATATCCGGACATTCAGCGTGCCGGATGCCGAAGTGTTAAAAGCTGAAATCCAGCAGGAACTGAAACACATGCAGCATGATTCCAACTTGCTGCTTTATTATTCACTAATGGAATTCCGGCACCAGCTTATGCTGGATTATCTTGAGCCGTTAGAGAAATTAAATATCGAAGACCAGCCAAGCCTGTCTGAATTATCAAGAAACATTGACAGCAACCAGGCAGATCTCAAAGGGCTGCTCGACTATTACGTGAATTTTTTTCGCGGGATGTATGAATTTGATAAGCGGGAATTTATTTCTGCCATTACATACTATAAACAGGCGGAGAAAAAGCTCTCCTTTGTCGCAGACCATATTGAACGGGCTGAATTCTATTTTAAAATCGCGGAAGCTTATTATTATATGAAGCAAACGTATTTTTCATTGATTAATATAAAAAACGCCTATGAAATTTACGTGGAGCAGGAAACCTATAATGTGAGAATCATTCAGTGCCATTTCGTCTTCGGGGTCAACCTGATGGATGAAAGAAATTTCGAACAAGCCGCACGCCATTTCAAATTGGCGCTCAACATGGCCCAAGCAGAACAAAAAGCCCAGCTGGTTGGAAGAGCATACTACAATCTCGGGTTATGCTATTACAATCAAGACCTTCTAGACCCTGCCATTGATTACTTTGAAAAAGCGGTCTCCACATTTGAAAGCAGCAGGATCGTCAATTCTCTCCCGCAAGCCTATTTTTTAATCACCCTGATTTATTATAAACAGGGAAAACATGATAAAGCTTCGGAATATCACAAGCGGGGCTATGAATATGCTAAAGAAACAGACGATGCAGACTATGCCGTAAAATTCGAGTTTTTGCAATCCCTATATCTGGATCAGCCCAATGAAGAAGGAATCGAACGATGTTTCCAGTACTTAAAAAATAAAAATATGTACGCTGATATAGAGGATTTAGCCCTAGAAGTAGCAAAATATTACTATGAACAGAAATGGTTTAAACTGTCTGCTTCCTACTTTCTACAAGTTGAAGAGGCAAGAAAACAAATACAAAGGAGTGAAGGTTTGTATGAAATTGAAATCTAAGTTGTTTGTTATTTGTTTGGCCGCAGCCGCGATTTTTACAGCGGCTGGCGTTTCTGCTAATGCGGAAGCACTCGACTTTCATGTGACAGAAAGAGGAATGACGTAAGAACAAGCCCCTTCTCATTAGCGAGAAGGGGTTTTTCTTTTCAAAAAAACACCGCAAGACATAGTCTTGCGGTGCCGCCTTCATGGAGATTACGTTTATTTAGTAGCCTCCTACAAATGCAGTTCCCACAATGATCAAGAGGATAAATAACACAACAATCAAAGCGAAAGAAGTTCCGTAACCTGACATTTTGTGCACCTCCTTGCGAGATTGCTTCAGCAAATGCTGCAAAACTGTGGCGGACAGGGTCCCGCAGAGACGGTCAGCAGCTTAGAAGCCGCCAACAAACGCAGTCCCTACGATAATTAATAGAATAAACAATACAACGATTAAAGCGAAAGAACTGATGCCGCCGTAACCGCCGCCGTTAGAGTATCCTGACATAAGGTTTCACCTCCCTATGAAGGATACTATAAGATATGCTGAACCGATCCATTTGGCAGGGATAATAGTGGACAAGAGAAAAAATGAAGAATTCGGCTATATGAAGGTGATATAAAAAAATAGCGGGCGCTGCCGCCCGCTATTTATGTACGATTAAGAGATCAGCACGCCCGCGAAAAATTCCTGGTATAACGCTTGAACGGCTTTTCTTTCTTCGGCTTCTTTTACGCCAAACATCATGCTCACTTCAGAAGACCCCTGATTGATCATTTCGATATTCACCTGTGCCTCTGATAATGCTTTGGCGGCTCTTGCCGTTGTACCGACATTGTGGCGCATCGCTTCCCCTACAACCATAATCAGGGCGAGATGATGCTCGACGATGACTTCATCGGCATGCAAATCCTCTTCGATCCGTTTGATGACGCTGCGTTCAGTGGCGGCATCCATTTGCCCCTGCCGTAAAATGATTGTCATGTCATCGATTCCCGATGGAACATGCTCATACGTCAAACCATGCTCCTCCAGGATTTGAAGGGCTCTGCGGCCAAAACCGATTTCTCTGTTCATGAGATACTTGCTGATATAAATGCTGCAAAAACCGGTGTCGCTGGCAATGCCGACGACAGGCCCGTTTGTGTTATCCCGCTTGCTGACGACGCGGGTGCCTTCGGCTGAGGGGTTGTTCGTATTTTTGATCTGAACAGGAATCCCCGCTCTGAATGCCGGAATGAGCGCTTCATCATGAAACACTGAAAAACCCGCGTAGGACAGCTCCCGCATCTCTCTATATGTCAGCTCGCTGATTTCCTTTGGATTCTCAACGAAGGACGGATTGACAGAATACACAGCGTCTACGTCTGTAAAGTTTTCGTACAAATCGGCTTGTAGTCCGTTGGCAAGAATCGAACCGGTAATATCAGAACCGCTCCGTGAGAATGTGATCACATCGCCATCCTTGCTGAATCCGAAAAAACCGGGAAAAATGATGAGTCCGTCACGTTCCCGAAGACGATAGAGGTTTTGATAGGATTCAGGAAGAACTTGCGCGTTGCCGGGTTCATTTGTCACAAAGAGGCCGGCATCCTTCGGGTTTACATATTCCGCTTTGACGCCTTTATAACGGAAGTAAGCGGCGATCAGTTTGGCATTGTTATCCTCTCCGCTGGCCTTGACTGCGTCAAGGTATTGTTCGGGATTGCTTTTGTCTCCTTCTAAAAGCGTAAACAGATCATCTCTGATTTTTTCGATAATGCTTTGCCCCAGCTGAAGCTCATTGGCGATGAGAGCGTACCGTTCCACAACAGCTTCCGCCAGTTCAGGTGCGCTGCCTGTTGCCAAATATTGTTCTGCACATGCGATTAAGAGATCAGTCACTTTCGTATCCTCGGCATAGTGTTTTCCCGGAGCTGAAACGACTACAGCTTTCCGTGCCGGATCTGAGGTAACGATGTGAAACACCTTGTCAAGCTGGGCGCCTGAAGCAAGTGAGCTGCCTCCGAATTTAACGACCTTCATGTTTACATCTCCTAATGTTTAAAATTTTCACACAAATTTAGTATTTATTATCTCTCTTTCAGTACTGTAAATCAAGGGGGAATTTCTTTCTCAGGAGAACATTTGTATTTTTCACGAGGAATAATGTTAGGTTTGCTGACCGTATGCCTGCGTTATAAAGATAAATATGGTAAACAGCCTAACGTTTTGGGATGGAAAATGGTTAGAATGATTAGTAAAATTGATAAATGACTAGGTTAATATTTTTAAAGAATATTGACTAACCCTATAAAAATGGTAATATGTAAATGATAATGATAATCAATTACTATATGGCCATATTGTTTTGAGTCCTTGCGGAGTAGGAGATACGTTCTTTTTGCTGTAAGGATGTAAGGAGGCAGCATGAAGCTACGTTACTTATTTATTCTACTTATCATATTAGCAGTCACATCTGTATTTATCGGTGTAGAAGATCTGTCGCCGCTTGATCTCTTCGATTTAAGCAAACAAGAGGCGTCAACGCTGTTTGCAAGCCGTTTGCCGCGATTGATCAGCATTGTCATTGCGGGATTAAGCATGAGCATCTGCGGTTTGATTATGCAGCAGATCAGCAGAAATAAATTCGTGTCACCGACGACGGCGGGCACGATGGATTGGGCGAGGCTCGGCATTTTAATTTCCTTGCTGCTGTTTACATCCGCCAGTCCTTTAATCAAAATGCTGGTCGCGTTTGTCTTTGCCCTTGCAGGAAATTTTCTGTTTATGAAAATCCTTGAAAGAATCAAGTTTAACGACACCATCTTTATTCCGCTTGTCGGTTTAATGCTCGGGAATATCGTCAGTTCAATCGCGACATTTATCGCATATAAATATGACTTGATCCAGAATGTGTCATCATGGCTGCAGGGAGACTTCTCTTTAGTCGTGAAAGGAAGATACGAGCTTCTTTATCTGAGTATTCCGCTCGTCATCATTGCCTATGTGTATGCGGATAAATTCACATTGGCCGGTATGGGTGAAAGCTTTTCTGTCAACCTCGGCCTCAAGTATAAACGGGTTGTGAACATCGGGCTCATTATCGTGTCCCTGATCACGTCTCTTGTCATTTTGACTGTCGGTATGCTGCCGTTTCTCGGTTTAATCATCCCGAATATTGTATCGATTTACAGAGGAGACAATCTGAAGAGCAGCCTGCCGCATACTGTGCTGTTGGGAGCGGTTTTTGTGCTGTTTTGCGATATACTGGGCAGAATCATTATCTTCCCTTATGAAATCTCGATTGGCCTGATGGTCGGAATCATCGGCAGCGGCATTTTCCTGTTTATGCTGTTAAGGAGAAAAGCCTATGCGTAACCAGATGAAAATAGCTTTGCTCGTTGGTTTAGCCATTGTATGTATTGGCTTGTTTTTGTTTTATGACTTAGGCAATTGGGATTACACCCTGCCGAGACGAATCAAAAAAGTCGCTGCCATTGTGCTGACTGGGGGAGCGATTGCGTTTTCGACCATGATCTTTCAAACGATTACGAACAACCGCATCCTGACGCCGAGCATTTTGGGCCTTGATTCTCTCTACATGCTGATTCAGACTGGCATTATCTTTTTGTTCGGTTCTGCGAATATGGTCATCATGAATAAAAACATCAACTTTATCATCTCTGTTCTGCTGATGATCCTGTTTTCTCTTGTTTTGTATCAGATCATGTTCAAGGGTGAGGGGAGAAATATCTTTTTCCTTCTGCTTATCGGAATCGTGTTTGGCACGCTGTTCAGCAGCCTGTCTTCTTTTATGCAGATGCTGATTGATCCGAACGAGTTCCAAGTTGTGCAGGACAAGATGTTTGCCAGCTTTAACAATATCAATACGGATTTGTTATGGCTCGCGTTCATCATCTTCCTGCTGACAGGCGTTTATGTCTGGCGTTTTACAAAATTTTTCGATGTGCTGTCGCTCGGACGCGAGCACGCCGTGAATTTGGGCATTGACTACGACAAAGTGGTGAAGCAGATGCTGATCGTGGTTGCGATTTTGGTTTCTGTTTCAACAGCGCTAGTCGGGCCGATTATGTTTTTAGGCCTTCTGGTCGTCAACCTGGCGAGAGAATTCCTGAAAACATATAAGCATTCATACTTAATCGCAGGCTCCGTTTTCATCAGCATCATTGCGCTGGTCGGAGGGCAGTTTGTGGTTGAGAAAGTGTTTACCTTCTCAACGACGCTGAGCGTCATTATTAATTTTGCCGGCGGGATTTATTTTATCTACTTGCTGTTAAAGGAGAATAAATCATGGTAGAGGTCAGAAATGTAAGCAAACAATATGGCGGGAAAGTTGTTCTTGAAGAGACGTCAGTCACGATTCAAAAGGGCAAAATCACCTCGTTTATCGGTCCTAACGGCGCCGGCAAAAGTACGCTGCTGTCTATCATGAGCCGCCTGATCAAAAAGGATTCCGGCGAGATTTACATAGACGGACAAGAGATTGGAGCATGTGACAGCAAAGAGCTTGCCAAGAAAATGAGCATTTTGAAGCAGGCGAACCAAATCAATATCAGGCTCACGATCAAAGACCTCGTCAGTTTTGGCAGGTTTCCGTACTCACAGGGCCGGCTGACAGAGGAAGACTGGGTTCATATCAACCAGGCGCTTAGCTATATGAAGCTGGAAGACATTCAAGACAAATACTTGGATCAGCTGAGCGGCGGACAGTGCCAAAGGGCATTTATCGCCATGGTCATTGCCCAGGACACAGATTATATCTTTCTGGATGAACCGCTGAACAATCTGGATATGAAACACTCAGTTGAAATTATGAAACTGCTGAAACGGCTGGTAGAGGAGCTTGGAAAAACGATCGTGATCGTCATTCACGATATCAATTTTGCTTCAGTCTATTCTGACTATATCGTCGCTTTGAAAAACGGCCGAATCGTTAAAGAAGGACCGCCTGAAGAAATGATAGAAACATCAGTGCTTGAGGAAATCTACGATATGACCATCCCGATTCAGACGATTGATAATCAAAGAATAGGTGTTTATTTTTCTTAATATATAGAAGAGGTGAGGAGCATGAAAAAGTTCGCGTTACTATTCATCGCTTTGGTCACTGCCGTTGTCATTTCTGCATGCGGAAACCAAAGCACAAGCAGCAAAGGTTCTGATACAAAGAAAGAACAAATCACAGTGAAACACCAGCTCGACAAAAACGGCACAAAAGTACCGAAGAACCCTAAAAAAGTTGTCGTATTTGACTTTGGAAGCTTAGATACATTAGATAAACTAGGACTTGATGATATAGTAGCGGGCCTGCCGAAACAAGTCCTTCCTAAATATCTGTCCAAATTCAAGGATGACAAATACGCTGATGTCGGCAGCTTAAAAGAGCCAGACTTCGACAAAGTGGCAGAATTAGATCCTGATCTGATCATTATTTCAGCAAGACAATCTGAGTCTTACAAAGAATTCTCTAAAATTGCGCCGACGATTTACCTTGGTGTAGATACAGCGAAGTACATGGAATCATTTAAATCAGACGCTGAAACAATCGGTAAAATCTTTGATAAAGAAGACAAAGTGAAAGATGAGCTCGCAAACATTGATCACTCAATCGCAGATGTAAAGAAAACCGCTGAAAAGCTTAACAAAAACGGTCTCGTCATCATGGCGAACGATGGAAAAATCAGCGCGTTCGGCCCTAAATCAAGATACGGCCTGATCCATGACGTATTCGGCGTGGCTCCGGCTGATCAAAACATCAAAGCGTCTACGCACGGACAAAGTGTTTCTTACGAGTACATTTCAAAAACAAACCCTGATTACTTGTTTGTTATTGACCGCGGTACAGCAATCGGAGAAACATCATCTACAAAACAAGTCGTGGAAAACGATTATGTGAAAAACGTAAACGCAGTGAAAAATGGTCATGTCATCTACCTTGATTCTGCTACTTGGTATTTATCAGGAGGCGGACTTGAGTCTATGACGCAAATGATTAAAGAAGTGAAAGACGGTTTAGAAAAGTAAAACCAAAAAGAGCCTCCGCTAAATAGCGGGGCTCTTTTTTTGTTAATCAGCGTGCCGGCTGCTGTTCGGCAGGGCGCTGAGGTTTCTTTAATGTGAATGAGAGAAGGAAGCCGACAAGTGCAATGACGGCAGCCACTATAAAAGCGGCGTTCATGCCGTGCAGGGCGGCGTGCTTCACATTTGTCGTGCCTGCATGTGCCGCCTGGTTGCTCATCACGGAAACCAATAGTGCGGTTCCGATCGAGCCGCCGACTTGGCGAATCGTGTTGTTCATCGCAGTTCCGTGCGGAATCAAGTGGCGCGGCAGCGCATTGATTCCGGCTGTTGTCACCGGCATCATGATCATGGCGGTGCCTAAGAGACGAACGGTGTATAAAACGACAATCCAAGCGAGTGACGTATGGTCAGTCAGCTGCATAAACGGCAGAGATGTCAGGAAGATGATGCAGAAACCGGCAATCGCCAGCCCTCTTCCGCCGACACGGTCAAAAATTCTGCCGATAATCGGCGACATAAAGCCCATCACAACGGCTCCCGGCAGGAGCATAAGCCCTGTATCAAAAGCTGTGACGTCTCTGACATTTTGTGTATAAAGCGGCAGGATGGTTTCCGTACCGATCAATAATGCAAAGACGAGGGTTCCCAGCAGTGTTGTTAAGCTGAAAACGCCAAACGTGAAGACGCGGAATTCCAGCATCGGTTTTTTAAGCTTCATTTGTCTTGTGATAAACAAGAGCAGCGCGATGACACCCACCAGCAGTGAAATCAAGACGGTTGAACTGGACCAGCCATAAGAGCCGACGCTTGAGAAGCCGTACAGAAGGCCGCCGAACCCAAATGTTGAAAGGATGACTGATAAAATATCAATCTGTGTTTTTCTTAAAGTCGTCACGTTTTTCATCAGGATGCTGGCAAGAATCAAATCAATCACAGCAAACGGAAGAATAATATAAAACAATGATCTCCAAGAGAAAGCTTCGACAGCCCATCCGGAAAGAGTCGGTCCGATCGCAGGCGCGAATGAGATGACCAATCCGACCATACCCATAGCCTGGCCGCGCTTTTCAATCGGAAAGATTGTCAGGAATACAGTCTGCATGAGCGGCATCATAATGCCGGCTCCAGCCGCTTGAATGATACGCGCTGTCAGCAGAACCGGGAAGTTCGGCGCGAACGCTCCGACGACTGTTCCGGCAGTGAAAATGCTCATTGCTGTGATGAGCAGCGCCCGGCTTGTGAATTTCTCAATTAAAAACGCGGTAATCGGAATTAAAATCCCGTTGGTTAACATAAATGATGTTGTCAGCCATTGTGCTTGGTTGGCATCGACATTGAAATCCCTCATGATATGGGGAAGTGCAGTAATCAACAATGTCTGGTTCAAAATCGCCACAAACGCTCCGGCTAACAAAATGCCGACAATGACAGAACGGTTAAAAGGTTTTTGTTCAATACTTGTGTTCAATACATATCCCTTCTTTTCTCTAAGTAATTAACAGTGTTTTTAACATGGAAACGGGCTGTGTTAAAACACCGGTTTGTTCCAGATAGCCAATCAGTGATTTGAGTAAAAAAGCGCGGGGTTCTTCCTTCTTCGCTTCTTCCTCCAGCATAGCGGCTGCGGATGTCAGTTCATCTACGTCATAGTCCGCGGCGGACAGGGAAGAGATGCCTTTATGTAATTCCTTCAGGCTTTCCGATAATAGGACTGATTTATCCTTTGGCTTGTAGGAGGATGCTGAATGAATATAAAGCTCGATGGCTTCGGGCGGAAGAAGAGACTGGCGGGTTTCCCTGTTTTTGATAATCTGATTGAGGGTGCTGATGATAAACTCTGCGATCGGGTCAAGCTCAAGCGGTTTTTCCTCGATTTTGATCAGCATTAAAAACTCACGCATCATGCCGTGAAGAATGATAACCAAATCCCACACAAACGGGAGAATGGTTTCTCCATACGCCTGGATCAGCGAATCGCGGTGCCAGCAGATAATCGTCGATCTGGTCTGATGGATATGCTGTTTGACCCGGTCATTGTGCAGCTTGGGGTTTCCGTAGGTCAGCATATTGAAAAACTGCTGATTCCGCCTGAAGCCCTCCAGTTCCATTTTGACCTTTTGCGTCAAACGCTCCTCCGGTGTAAGTGCTGTATTTTCCTGAAGTCTTGAGGCCGCGGCCACCATTTGCTTCTGGTTAAATGACAGCAGCTCCAAAAGCAGATCTTCTTTAGATTGGAACAGCTTATATATCGAAGCTTTTGACATCTTACATTCTTCTGCGATCGCCTGCATGGAAACCGACGTAAAATCCTTTTCCGAAAAAAGCTTTCGCGCGGCTAACAAGATATCTGTTTTTTTATCAAGCATCTCATGGCTTCCTTCTTTCTTGAACATTAGAAAACCCATTGGTTCACAGAAAACCAATGAGTAACAATGAAAAAATTTTACCAGATAAACAAAATAGAAGTCAATGGATTTTAACCGGGTAAATGAAAGGCCTGCCGGAAAATCCGACAGGCCGAATAAGAGCTTATTTTTCAACTTTAAATCCTTGTTTTTCAAGCATTTCACGGATGTGCGGATAGTACAGGCGCTCATAGTAGGAAGCGATGCTCTGTGACCAGTTTCTTGTTTCTTTTCCGTTTGTCCGTTTATTCATGTATTCAGACATCTGTTCGTCGTATGCCTGAATGTGAGACGTCAGCTCATCCTGATTCAAATAAGTTTCCTGATGATTGACAGCTTCCTGCGGCAAGCGCGGTTTTTTCGCTGAACGGTCGGCAGGATGCCCAATGACAAGGCCGGATAAAGGGAACACGTATTTCGGAAGCTCAAGCAGTTCGATCAGCTCTTGAGGGTTTCCGCGAACTGCACCGATCGGAACTGTGCCAAGTCCGAGTGACTCAGCCGCTGCTGTTGCTGTGCCGAGGGCAATACCAGCGTCTACTGCGCCGACAAGAACAGATTCCAATCCATTTGTGATTTCCATTTTGAAATCATGCAGATCTTCAAGCGCAATTTTGGCCCGGTTAAAATCTGCGCAGAACAGCAGGAAAACAGGAGCTTGATCGATCCATGGCTGGCCGCCTGCCAGCTCGGAGATTTTCTTTTTGCGCTCTTTATCCTGGACTGTGATCACAGTCACTTGCTGTCCGTTGATAGAAGAAGGGGCTGATTGCACCGCTTCAATGATTTGGTCCAATTGCTCCTGAGCTACAGGCTCATCTGTGTAGCTGCGAATCGAGCGGTGGTCTGTTAAAGATTTAATCACTTCATTCATATGAGACACCCTTCCTTTACTCGCTAAGCTCTGTGCGGACAACATCAAGAGGAGCGCTCAGCAGTTCTTTTCCTTTTGCGACAAACCCTTGGAAATGCGCAGTTTCGTTATGGAATTTCATTGCCGCTTCATCTTTCCATTTTTCAAGCATGACAAATGTATTTTCTTCGCCTACTTTTTCGAATAGGTCGTATTGCGCGTTGCCTTCCTCAGCTCTTGAATGCTGAACAAGTGATTGAGCCTCGCTCAAAAATTCCTCGCGTTTTTCTGGTTTTACTTTGATGTAAGCTTGTAATACGATCATGTAAATCTCCTCCGTCGTTATGCGAATTTATTGTTCGAATTTCATCGAACTAAATGTAACATGTATTCTAAATGAGGTAAAGGAAAAACCCTTATATAGTAAAATTGTCATTCTAATTGTTGTATGATACATTTGTGTCATGAACATTCCAAACCATCCAGAAACAGAAACATTGCAGCTGACAAAGGTTCTTCATGCACTTAGTGATCCGCTTCGTTTAGAGCTCGTCAAGCAATTAGCTGAAGCAAAAGAAAAAACGTGCAGCACCTGTGCAGATGTGCAGGTTGCCAAATCGACTTTGTCGCATCATTTTAAAGTTTTGAGAGAATCAGGCATCGCTCAAGTTCGGATAGAAGGAAAGCGCCGGTATTATTCGCTTCGCGCTGAAGACCTTGAAAAGGCATTTCCGGGACTGCTTGAAGCCGTGCTGAATGTAGACCAGGACCGCTGGTGAATCAATCCCCTGTAACGGGGATTTTTTTATGTCCGTAAACCGCTTTGAAAAGCCGCTGCACACCCT from Bacillus subtilis subsp. subtilis str. 168 encodes the following:
- the yczM gene encoding putative type I toxin (Evidence 3: Putative function from multiple computational evidences; PubMedId: 20156992, 21670523; Product type f: factor), coding for MSGYGTSFALIVVLFILLIIVGTAFVGGY
- the yclK gene encoding two-component sensor histidine kinase [YclJ] (Evidence 1a: Function from experimental evidences in the studied strain; PubMedId: 11717295, 15375128, 20512483; Product type rc: receptor), yielding MMKIKYLYQLLLSHISILILAFVIIISLFSHFVKEFAYQNKVEELTSYAVQIANEFQSGQVDMRRLYPYQDILSTRKTQFIIFNEEQQPYFLPEGFHHPPREQLKKSEWNKLKKGQTVTIRADGRFDDEVSLVAQPIFVQNEFKGAVLLISPISGVEQMVNQVNLYMFYAVISTLVITILVSWLLSKFHVKRIQKLREATDKVASGDYDIHLENSYGDEIGVLASDFNIMAKKLKQSRDEIERLEKRRRQFIADVSHELKTPLTTINGLVEGLNSHTIPEDKKDKCFSLISEETKRMLRLVKENLDYEKIRSQQITLNKLDVPLIEVFEIVKEHLQQQAEEKQNKLMIQVEDHVIVHADYDRFIQILVNITKNSIQFTQNGDIWLRGMEGYKETIIEIEDTGIGIPKEDIEHIWERFYKADISRTNTAYGEYGLGLSIVRQLVEMHQGTVEIKSEEGKGTKFIIRLPLTAKQQ
- the yclJ gene encoding two-component response regulator [YclK] (possibly involved in arabinogalactan metabolism) (Evidence 1a: Function from experimental evidences in the studied strain; PubMedId: 11717295, 15375128, 20512483; Product type r: regulator), with the protein product MKILMIEDNVSVCTMTEMFFFKEGFEAEFVHDGLEGYQRFTEENWDLIILDIMLPSMDGVTICRKIRETSTVPIIMLTAKDTESDQVIGFEMGADDYVTKPFSPLTLVARIKAVIRRYKATGKAVIDEDMIETECFTINKKTREVLLNGEPVENLTPKEFDLLYYLVQNPRQVFSREQLLEQVWGYQFYGDERTVDVHIKRLRKKLASEDKPFLYTVWGVGYKFDED
- the phrC gene encoding secreted regulator of the activity of phosphatase RapC and competence and sporulation stimulating factor (CSF) (Evidence 1a: Function from experimental evidences in the studied strain; PubMedId: 10464187, 12456319, 12897006, 12950917, 16816200, 19202088; Product type r : regulator) codes for the protein MKLKSKLFVICLAAAAIFTAAGVSANAEALDFHVTERGMT
- the yczN gene encoding putative spore and germination protein (Evidence 3: Putative function from multiple computational evidences; PubMedId: 21670523; Product type f: factor); protein product: MSGYSNGGGYGGISSFALIVVLFILLIIVGTAFVGGF
- the rapC gene encoding response regulator aspartate phosphatase (Evidence 1a: Function from experimental evidences in the studied strain; PubMedId: 10464187, 12456319, 12897006, 12950917, 15968044, 19202088; Product type e : enzyme) → MKSGVIPSSAVGQKINEWYRYIRTFSVPDAEVLKAEIQQELKHMQHDSNLLLYYSLMEFRHQLMLDYLEPLEKLNIEDQPSLSELSRNIDSNQADLKGLLDYYVNFFRGMYEFDKREFISAITYYKQAEKKLSFVADHIERAEFYFKIAEAYYYMKQTYFSLINIKNAYEIYVEQETYNVRIIQCHFVFGVNLMDERNFEQAARHFKLALNMAQAEQKAQLVGRAYYNLGLCYYNQDLLDPAIDYFEKAVSTFESSRIVNSLPQAYFLITLIYYKQGKHDKASEYHKRGYEYAKETDDADYAVKFEFLQSLYLDQPNEEGIERCFQYLKNKNMYADIEDLALEVAKYYYEQKWFKLSASYFLQVEEARKQIQRSEGLYEIEI